Proteins co-encoded in one Pieris napi chromosome 10, ilPieNapi1.2, whole genome shotgun sequence genomic window:
- the LOC125052956 gene encoding rRNA methyltransferase 3, mitochondrial, with the protein MSANIFGLFRTLKVSNVSISSARLYCRWMHRKPAKVLLPFENKENVTLKKEKIIELGSTKLQTKTVNTNLNNTHQKQQKHLAKQENSDNLTQQENSSTPQLPIKVSEDIRKKKENKLKQRNFYLNQKKVFDDNGEIMYEKLKENDSRISSLLVKLKSKKERVRTNQMLVEGWRLIVDGLEANCKLKYVIFSQTKDLSALHPFLPNTGVEIYKISYKEIEKWSDVETPPGIFGVFEMPSIENVKPKSRPLPMTFICDNIRVPGNLGAILRAAVGAGCESVLLTKGCVDLWDPKVIRSAAGAHFRQPIHTSVVWEDVPNILNPNTSIFVADSNVADSDSDTDNSLMSQIPLLPYYGVEFSNLNHITLVIGGETEGISEDSYRFALEKDGLRLNIPLQKGVDSLNTGMATAVIAFEIRKQFLQAWTKTKLEKENSLKN; encoded by the exons ATGTCTGCAAATATTTTCGGTCTGTTTAGAACTTTAAAAGTTTCCAATGTTAGTATAAGTTCTGCTAGGTTATATTGCAGATGGATGCATAGAAAGCCTGCTAAAGTCCTTCTACcatttgaaaataaagaaaatgtcacgctaaaaaaggaaaaaattatagaacttGGGTCTACAAAGTTGCAAACGAAAACTGTAAATACCAACCTGAACAATACACaccaaaaacaacaaaaacatttGGCAAAACAAGAAAATTCAGATAATTTGACACAGCAAGAAAACAGTAGTACTCCTCAGTTACCTATAAAAGTATCAGAAGATattagaaagaaaaaagagaataaactcaaacagagaaatttttatcttaaccaaaaaaaagtatttgatGATAATGGAGAAATAATGTATGAGAAGTTAAAAGAAAATGATAGCAGAATAAG TTCTCtattagttaagttaaaatctaaaaaagaaAGAGTTCGCACAAATCAAATGCTTGTTGAGGGATGGCGCTTAATTGTAGATGGACTAGAAGCTAATTGCAAATTGAAGTATGTTATATTTAGTCAAACAAAGGACTTAAGTGCTTTACATCCATTTTTACCAAATACAGGAGTagagatatataaaatatcatacaAAGAGATAGAGAAATGGTCAGATGTTGAGACACCACCAGGGATATtcg GGGTATTTGAAATGCCAAGTATTGAAAATGTAAAGCCCAAATCAAGACCATTGCCAATGACATTTATTTGTGATAATATAAGAGTTCCTGGTAACCTTGGTGCTATCCTGAGGGCAGCAGTGGGAGCAGGCTGTGAAAGTGTACTTTTGACAAAAG gATGTGTTGATCTGTGGGATCCAAAAGTTATAAGAAGTGCTGCTGGTGCACATTTTCGACAACCAATTCACACTTCAGTAGTTTGGGAGGATGTTCCGAACATTCTCAATCCCAATACTTCAATATTTGTAGCTGACAGTAATGTTGCTGACAGCGATTCAGACACAGATAATAGTTTGATGTCACAAATACCATTGTTGCCATATTATGGGGTGGAATTCtcaaatttaaatcatatcaCACTTGTGATTGGCGGTGAGACTGAAGGGATTAGTGAAGATAGCTACAG atTTGCATTAGAAAAAGACGGTCTAAGATTAAATATTCCATTACAAAAAGGAGTAGATAGTCTTAACACAGGAATGGCAACCGCGGTAATAGCATTTGAAATCAGAAAGCAATTTTTACAAGCATGGACGAAGACCAAACTTGAAAAGGAGAACTCTTTAAAAAACtga
- the LOC125052955 gene encoding protein kintoun: MATGVKPRDEESKLTRADLDILQDAMKHKKFRDLFAEYCEEIRDPANQAVYQKEMTQLEKERGYDVTFINPKGGYVIKTSVAGDRKAFINICSNENIDKPSCKVQDINGQKGMSWQLPYSLIPPREDYNNKKERCVIYDVVFHPDTLRMAEVNKRFRDLVNKTAFEGLQKSYEIHLDINNIRFPKSYYKGMSVPAVIRKEDPDYKPTEETENSEADPEGLEKLYPQHNYSHDNNKNESNTPSEKMKSVKSTNIDFTHTSGNGYTVPKYTIKQQKNVDFQEYTYSKDSKQYTAIPSYIIVEINLPLLSSTKDCILDVKERDLNLISEKPSKYKLDIKLPYTVNEDSGKAQFDQTKHLLIVTLPVVRRTSKNSDKIDSGVESEELSGSHSEEEGKEESKDLIVELNASSIIMTSEPDNHHHENDFLLPNIGYILPTYTYNVLDDIVAFTFHVKNTDPASVEVKNIDNIIEIKFTSMGSGFVPVHYAAILSFCNDIKFNDAIGEAWDNNVILQLEVAGNVPTEFEIGLSKESMTKEYLDVSKIKATKTEVCEILPKIPEDSVAPVVEVTNFGIETNILLSSSNQKEYEDDETMKETDITWIETEKPCENGAKPILRKPITMMRSYSESSYGDVASSMDYISSDCVPEESSLKKTVRFNNVISRQFYRYNSSIEGQKKKNQRKKSKKRNQERRKSESEAEDDSSNHQSKPRLKSAMKERRDSGLADTSDAEGNKNMSDIDMYNSATETDENCNGNESTSEEFYKKINITSQRENNVKKMSKKGKRLDDVKHNTELYDPDKLNKGQYLEVKFKNDLIFDLDM, from the exons ATGGCAACAGGCGTAAAACCTCGTGATGAAGAATCTAAGCTTACGAGAGCCGATCTTGATATCTTACAAGACGCCATGAAACATAAGAAGTTTCGAGATTTGTTTGCCGAATATTGTGAAGAGATACGTGACCCGGCGAATCAAGCGGTTTATCAAAAAGAAATGACCCAGCTAGAAAAGGAACGAGGTTATGACGTTACTTTTATCAATCCAAAAGGAGGTTATGTGATTAAAACAAGCGTAGCAGGTGATCGGAaagcttttattaatatctgtAGCAACGAAAATATCGATAAACCTTCGTGCAAAGTTCAAGATATTAATGGACAAAAAGGTATGAGCTGGCAACTCCCATATTCTCTTATTCCGCCAAGGGaagattataataacaaaaaggaAAGATGTGTTATTTATGACGTTGTTTTCCATCCCGATACATTACGCATGGCCGAGGTTAACAAGCGTTTCCGGGatcttgtaaataaaactgCATTTGAGGGTCTTCAGAAATCATATGAAATCCACttagatattaataatatacgtTTTCCGAAGTCCTATTACAAGGGTATGTCTGTACCTGCAGTAATCAGGAAAGAAGACCCCGATTATAAACCTACTGAAGAGACAGAGAATAGTGAAGCAGATCCTGAAGGCTTAGAAAAACTATATCCCCAACATAATTATTCgcatgataataataaaaatgaatctaaTACACCCAGTGAAAAGATGAAGTCTGTAAAATCTACCAATATTGATTTCACCCATACCAGTGGCAATGGATATACAGTaccaaaatatacaattaaacaaCAGAAAAATGTTGATTTCCAAGAATACACTTACAGCAAAGATAGTAAACAGTACACAGCAATTCCCAGTTATATTATTGTGGAAATTAACTTACCCTTGCTCTCATCTACAAAAGACTGCATTTTAGATGTAAAAGAAAGAGACTTAAACCTGATTTCAGAGAAACcatcaaaatataaacttGATATTAAACTTCCTTATACTGTTAATGAAGACAGTGGTAAAGCACAATTTGATCAAACTAAACATCTATTAATAGTTACATTACCAGTGGTTAGAAGGACTTCTAAGAACAGTGATAAAATAGATAGTGGTGTCGAAAGTGAAGAGTTGTCAGGGTCCCATAGCGAGGAGGAGGGTAAAGAGGAGAGTAAAGATTTAATAGTGGAGTTAAATGCTTCTTCAATCATTATGACATCTGAACCAGATAACCATCACCATGAAAATGACTTTCTTCTGCCAAACATTGGCTATATTCTTCCTACATACACTTACAATGTGTTAGATGATATAGTGGCTTTTACATTTCATGTTAAAAACACTGATCCGGCATCAGtggaagttaaaaatattgataatattatcgAAATCAAGTTTACCTCCATGGGTTCTGGATTTGTTCCAGTTCATTATGCTGCCATTCTGTCATTTTGCAATGACATTAAATTCAATGATGCTATTGGCGAGGCATGGGACAATAATGTTATCTTACAATTAGAAGTTGCAGGCAATGTGCCTACTGAATTTGAAATTGGTTTGAGCAAAGAATCTATGACAAAGGAGTATTTAGATGTCTCTAAAATTAAGGCAACTAAAACTGAAGTATGCGAAATCTTGCCCAAGATTCCTGAAGATAGTGTTGCACCTGTAGTTGAAGTTACAAACTTTGGCATTGAAACCAATATACTTTTATCAAGTTCTAATCAAAAAGAATATGAAGATGATGAAACTATGAAAGAAACTGATATAACCTGGATTGAAACTGAAAAACCCTGTGAAAATGGGGCAAAACCTATTTTAAGGAAACCTATTACAATGATGAGAAGTTATTCTGAATCAAGTTATGGAGATGTTGCATCATCCATGGATTACATAAGTTCTGACTGTGTCCCAGAAGAGTCAAGCTTAAAAAAGACTGTTaggtttaataatgttatttcaaGACAATTttacag atataattCCTCTATAGAAGgccaaaaaaagaaaaatcaacggaaaaaaagtaaaaagcgTAACcaagaaagaagaaaaagtGAGAGTGAAGCTGAAGATGATTCTTCAAACCATCAG tcTAAGCCCCGTCTGAAGTCAGCCATGAAAGAGCGTCGCGACAGCGGACTAGCAGACACTTCGGACGCCGAAGGTAACAAGAACATGTCTGACATTGACATGTACAATTCTGCCACCGAAACAGATGAAAATTGTAACGGAAACGAATCTACTTCCGaggaattttacaaaaaaattaatataacgtCCCAACGAGAAAATAATGTTAAGAAGATGTCTAAAAAGGGTAAGCGCCTCGATGATGTCAAGCATAATACAGAATTATATGATCCTGACAAATTGAACAAGGGTCAGTACTTGGAGGTGAAGTTTAAGAATGATCTCATATTTGATTTAGACATGTAa